Proteins encoded by one window of Aspergillus chevalieri M1 DNA, chromosome 6, nearly complete sequence:
- a CDS encoding uncharacterized protein (COG:S;~EggNog:ENOG410PMEY;~InterPro:IPR007889,IPR009057,IPR006600;~PFAM:PF03221,PF05225;~go_function: GO:0003677 - DNA binding [Evidence IEA]) — MPPKSRAKIKNQVEQEGRVLLAISSLKKKEITNIREAARLYDVPRTTLQRQLNGSTNRAEKRANGLKLTKEEEESLVQWILSMDQCGAAPRPSHVQDMANILLSNRGSSNIQPIGQNWVYKFIKRHDQLKTKFSRRYNYQCAKCEDPKLIKEWFDRVQLIIMQYGIAYEDIYNFDETGFAMGLIATAKVVTRSETVGRPTLLQPGNREWVTAIECVNAMGWALPPVTELAVSASRDDTELRQAHWITAHGEYARRNRDQIDIRRVGT, encoded by the coding sequence atgccaccaaaatcGCGTGCAAAGATAAAAAACCAAGTTGAACAAGAAGGAAGGGTCCTACTTGCCATCTCATCcttaaaaaagaaagaaattacCAATATCCGTGAAGCTGCACGCCTATATGATGTACCTCGGACTACACTACAACGCCAATTGAATGGCAGTACAAATCGTGCTGAAAAACGAGCCAATGGCCTTAAATtaacaaaagaagaagaggaatcacTTGTTCAATGGATACTATCTATGGACCAATgtggagcagctccccgACCGTCTCATGttcaagatatggccaatatACTTCTTTCCAATCGTGGTTCATCCAACATCCAACcaattggccagaactggGTGTATAAATTCATCAAACGTCATGACCAATTGAAGACCAAGTTCTCAAGAAGATACAATTATCAGTGTGCTAAATGCGAGGATCCAAAGCTCATCAAGGAGTGGTTTGACCGTGTACAACTCATCATAATGCAGTATGGGATTGCATATGAAGACATCTacaattttgatgaaactggtttTGCTATGGGCCTTATTGCTACTGCCAAAGTAGTAACCAGATCTGAAACTGTTGGCCGTCCTACACTATTGCAGCCTGGGAATCGTGAATGGGTTACTGCAATTGAGTGTGTTAATGCTATGGGATGGGCTCTGCCTCCTGTTACAGAACTCgctgtatcagcctcacgtgatgatacagagttaagacaggctcattggataacagctcatggagaatatgcaagaaggaacagggatcaaattgatattcggcgtgttggcacctga
- a CDS encoding uncharacterized protein (COG:S;~EggNog:ENOG410PV1W;~InterPro:IPR000719,IPR011009;~go_function: GO:0004672 - protein kinase activity [Evidence IEA];~go_function: GO:0005524 - ATP binding [Evidence IEA];~go_process: GO:0006468 - protein phosphorylation [Evidence IEA]) codes for MDFWEQVVKAHSVPNTEDEKAERVVGSVIAQEYHVMIQEGLEYSYVTNGLALILLRVPYEDPGTLYYHLCEPNEEVNSEDEQSFLQPATAIARWRNEADAQLPIWKSSFGSFDGTWSPVSEFESPQCTPNSKRTYPSPKSTTSEFLPPSSSSAESPTADGRRAPTRSRPGCSPSTTTYHDESSDPDSDFEAPGQKGQKRGLSEISSSPVQRTVRRAGARHFSQSDGQHGRHDADFCTQRCLLGLQQGGQLDDDCPNVMLHKQGGDGRRHAINSTTFLQGVKKQLDRNIDRNCTPMGGCGASGAPFKVTYAKYGYTVVGKGTTSCRWPELLREAEVYRVLQQAQASAVPVFLGAIDLEKTYFLHGAGAIRHMLLMGWGGKPISSTENVPSCPEFNEEELNREISRSVKKIRSLGVLHEDLRPDNILWNAELRRALIIDFHWAKLDRRPKRKRMPSCGAETRPLKRLHTIC; via the exons ATGGACTTCTGGGAACAGGTGGTCAAGGCTCACAGTGTCCCCAATACCGAGGACGAGAAAGCTGAAAGGGTCGTTGGATCGGTGATCGCCCAAGAGTACCATGTGATGATACAGGAAGGACTCGAATATTCATATGTGACTAATGGACTTGCATTAATTCTTCTGCGAGTCCCCTATGAAGACCCAGGCACCCTGTATTACCATCTGTGTGAACCGAACGAGGAAGTGAACTCAGAAGATGAACAgagttttctgcagccagcAACGGCTATTGCTCGG TGGCGAAACGAAGCAGACGCGCAGCTCCCAATCTGGAAGTCGAGCTTTGGTAGCTTTGATGGCACTTGGTCTCCAGTCTCCGAATTTGAATCGCCACAATGTACCCCGAATTCAAAGCGTACTTATCCTAGCCCCAAGTCCACCACATCTGAGTTTCTGCCGCCGTCGTCATCCTCAGCGGAATCCCCTACCGCTGATGGACGCCGAGCGCCAACCCGGTCTCGGCCTGGCTGCTCACCTTCTACCACAACATACCATGATGAATCTTCAGATCCTGATTCGGATTTTGAAGCTCCAGGCCAAAAAGGTCAGAAACGCGGCCTCAGCGAGATCAGTTCATCGCCGGTCCAACGGACGGTACGCCGGGCGGGTGCGCGACATTTTTCACAGTCAGACGGTCAACATGGGCGGCATGACGCAGACTTCTGTACACAGCGCTGTCTACTGGGCTTGCAGCAGGGTGGTCAGCTCGACGATGACTGCCCGAATGTAATGCTCCATAAACAGGGCGGAGACGGTAGGCGGCACGCCATTAATTCCACAACTTTCTTGCAGGGCGTGAAGAAACAGCTGGATAGAAACATCGATCGCAACTGTACGCCAATGGGAGGCTGTGGAGCATCAGGAGCGCCATTCAAAGTCACCTATGCTAAATATGGGTACactgttgttggaaaagGCACGACCTCCTGCCGGTGGCCGGAGCTCTTGCGCGAAGCCGAGGTATATCGTGTCCTGCAGCAGGCTCAGGCTTCTGCAGTTCCTGTGTTCCTAGGAGCAATTGACCTAGAGAAGACCTACTTCCTCCATGGGGCTGGGGCAATTCGGCATATGCTACTTATGGGGTGGGGCGGGAAGCCTATCAGCAGTACCGAGAATGTGCCTTCTTGTCCAGAATTCAATGAGGAAGAGTTGAATCGTGAAATCTCGAGATCTGTAAAGAAGATCCGCTCTCTCGGAGTTTTGCATGAGGACCTTCGACCGGATAATATTCTATGGAACGCTGAGCTGCGACGGGCGCTGATTATTGATTTTCATTGGGCTAAATTGGATCGTCGACCGAAGAGAAAGCGGATGCCTTCGTGCGGGGCAGAGACGCGGCCGCTAAAACGACTTCATACCATTTGCTAA
- a CDS encoding nucleotidyl transferase AbiEii/AbiGii toxin family protein (COG:S;~EggNog:ENOG410PT06;~InterPro:IPR014942;~PFAM:PF08843) yields the protein MGGAAVCLLTHDPNRRTEDVDLVIHVDQRQITADRLTTQLLTSFPSDFGPVNQFGHIIPAYRLRLPGGKEQLVELEVFDYQSWPQRPQYNLQTASRRTLTINGYPVKTFSPEWILREKILSQYQRQGPKAQTDIRDVERLIIFAVPGTPELDFSHTEELKAALADLLKNWPGMQQALKQKINCPAIFNNWYAPLSSLSE from the coding sequence ATGGGTGGTGCTGCTGTCTGCCTTTTGACCCATGACCCAAATCGAAGGACAGAAGATGTGGATTTAGTGATCCATGTGGATCAGCGCCAGATTACAGCGGACCGGCTAACCACCCAGCTTCTCACATCATTCCCATCTGATTTCGGTCCGGTTAACCAATTTGGCCACATCATTCCGGCTTACAGACTCCGCTTGCCGGGAGGCAAGGAGCAACTGGTGGAACTTGAGGTGTTTGATTACCAAAGCTGGCCACAGCGGCCTCAGTACAATCTCCAGACTGCTAGCCGAAGGACATTGACTATCAATGGATATCCAGTCAAGACATTCAGTCCTGAATGGATTCTGCGTGAGAAAATTTTGTCACAGTATCAGCGGCAGGGCCCAAAAGCACAGACTGATATTCGTGATGTGGAACGCTTGATCATTTTCGCTGTACCTGGCACGCCGGAACTTGACTTCAGTCATACTGAAGAGTTGAAAGCTGCATTGGCAGATCTTCTGAAAAATTGGCCAGGAATGCAACAGGCCCTAAAGCAAAAGATCAATTGCCCAGCAATCTTCAATAACTGGTACGCCCCATTGTCGTCCTTGTCAGAATGA
- a CDS encoding uncharacterized protein (COG:S;~EggNog:ENOG410PUFF) encodes MFVVRDEHHQTAIQKLKDSGFTQAPPNRRAAPEIMESLPDPQAVLDEINKGYERLDRYCTSFQFPPHLPFSGDQIFLIPNSFAHLPQDNLGMPSNLSSQRAQPKQYEVYGNLFYPLEAALVESFVKGVIHDIEEVGYSSWQLLLNAWISMMRGYLEVNNDILDNCADERAVEWYSTHFGRIHEAQYGGWDLRVSKRLGSGKEMPVDMRGNPIS; translated from the coding sequence ATGTTTGTTGTCCGAGACGAACATCATCAGACAGCGATTCAGAAGCTCAAAGACTCAGGATTCACTCAAGCCCCTCCTAATCGCCGGGCCGCCCCTGAAATTATGGAGTCTCTCCCAGATCCGCAAGCCGTCCTTGATGAGATTAACAAAGGCTATGAACGCCTAGACCGTTATTGCACGTCATTCCAATTCCCGCCTCACCTTCCGTTCAGCGGGGACCAAATCTTTTTAATCCCCAACTCCTTCGCGCATTTACCACAGGACAATCTCGGCATGCCTTCAAACCTGTCAAGCCAGAGGGCTCAACCAAAGCAATATGAAGTGTATGGCAACTTATTCTATCCGCTTGAAGCGGCATTGGTTGAGAGCTTTGTTAAAGGAGTTATTCATGACATCGAGGAGGTTGGATATTCGTCTTGGCAGTTGCTACTAAACGCCTGGATATCAATGATGCGGGGCTATCTCGAAGTCAACAATGATATTCTTGATAACTGTGCGGATGAGCGGGCAGTAGAATGGTATAGCACGCACTTTGGTCGGATACACGAGGCCCAGTATGGTGGATGGGACCTCCGGGTTTCAAAACGTCTTGGTTCTGGAAAAGAAATGCCAGTGGACATGAGAGGAAATCCTATCTCCTGA
- a CDS encoding uncharacterized protein (COG:S;~EggNog:ENOG410PV13) codes for MNRQQSRPGPYKKKSAVIKAGLNESCSKIQPHYFNILRNHTNAVEQSHQKSYASGKYLTLAEAARNSAKLDKDDILQYHNFQQFNIHHSYRASTMEANYLRHMSRERRGHKRQRLSSTAESERQASSQNFEISHENSRGSSSQVADNESTTSSRNLRRVASTNILTIEQRRQELELRDLEAEVKRKEEEVRLKQLQNEQLELELIVMGRSLAI; via the exons atgaatcgccagcagtccagacctgggccatacaaaaaaaagagtgcagttattaaggcaggtctaaatgaatcatgctcaaaaattcagccacattattttaatattctacgaaaccatacaaatgctgttgagcaatcacaccaaaaatcatatgcttcagggaaatatttgactttggctgaagcagctcggaa ttctgcaaaacttgacaaagatgatattcttcaatatcataattttcagcagttcaatattcatcattcatatcgagcttctacaatggaggcaaactatctgcgacacatgagtcgggaaa gaagaggccataaacgtcagcgattatcttcaacagctgaatcagagaggcaagcaagcagtcaaaattttgaaatctcacatgaaaattcaagaggttcttcttctcaggttgctgataatga atctacaacctcatcacggaatcttcgccgagtggcttcaacaaacatactgacaattgaacaacgccgtcaagaattagaattacgagacctggaggcagaagtcaaaaggaaagaagaagaagttcgcttgaaacagcttcaaaatgagcaattagagctggaacttattgtaatgggccgaagccttgctatctaa
- the SEN54 gene encoding tRNA-splicing endonuclease subunit SEN54 family protein (BUSCO:EOG09263AZP;~COG:J;~EggNog:ENOG410PNWX;~InterPro:IPR024336,IPR024337;~PFAM:PF12928) produces the protein MADTDEAAAHLPASQDSAPQIETDLSDETQDFRFLNNLAFPSDSSQTSLPRRGEKDFEPNPTLYQADILDASRQAMHNALSHPRLHNSKHRVIAFYAPDGPAPPTNVTKEKDEKETTTNKDDEQNPKKAANADAGTGIGVPADSCVYVPNPKGQYFKSMGRADRWNRVWLLPEEALYLIERGSLDIRWPVSVTGPTAEEGEEDLGIPMSLQAAYACFTGRGGLSVERFSVYTGLRRLGYTVIRAPGWDDESDEVQDEESAPQQGLGIFGRFLHWLHSWNSSTGVTTTGPVVGLGIHRSYNDIYRKLAIIPYHDPITPQFPRRKTTPPFRVVFHVYKPSTAFRKSAPPTPDFRIAVVNSRTQTTMPTLSQLGTLLESTPLDPPRGEKMDRMLYMRLRHGYRNVILAVVDQGVVSFLRVADAAFGKEKIYAEKPPGPKKGGNRPRPKK, from the exons ATGGCCGACACAGATGAAGCCGCCGCCCACCTCCCGGCCTCGCAGGACTCCGCGCCGCAAATCGAAACCGACCTGTCCGACGAGACACAGGACTTCAGATTTCTGAATAACCTTGCCTT CCCCTCCGACTCATCGCAAACATCCCTCCCCCGTCGCGGCGAAAAAGACTTTGAACCAAATCCTACCCTCTACCAAGCCGATATCCTTGATGCGTCCCGACAGGCTATGCACAATGCACTTTCGCATCCGCGGTTACATAATTCCAAGCATCGGGTTATCGCGTTTTACGCACCTGATGGGCCTGCGCCGCCTACCAACGTGACCAAAGAGAAAGACGAGAAGGAAACTACTACGAATAAGGATGACGAACAAAATCCAAAGAAAGCAGCGAATGCAGATGCAGGAACAGGGATAGGCGTCCCCGCGGACTCGTGCGTCTACGTCCCCAACCCCAAAGGTCAATACTTCAAGTCAATGGGCCGAGCAGATCGCTGGAACCGGGTATGGCTATTACCCGAAGAAGCGCTGTATCTTATAGAACGTGGAAGCTTAGATATCCGGTGGCCGGTATCTGTCACGGGACCTACTGctgaagaaggtgaagaagatcTGGGAATCCCCATGAGTTTGCAGGCGGCGTATGCGTGCTTTACTGGGAGAGGGGGTTTGTCCGTGGAGAGGTTCTCGGTGTATACTGGACTGAGACGATTGGGGTATACTGTTATCAGGGCCCCGGGATGGGATGATGAGAGTGATGAGGTACAAGACGAGGAGAGTGCGCCGCAGCAGGGTCTGGGGATATTTGGTCGATTCCTGCATTGGCTGCATAGCTGGAATAGTTCGACGGGGGTGACGACCACTGGCCCCGTGGTGGGATTGGGTATACACCGGAGCTACA ATGACATCTACCGCAAACTCGCCATCATTCCTTATCACGACCCCATCACACCTCAATTTCCTCGGCGCAAAACAACACCCCCCTTCCGCGTCGTCTTCCACGTTTACAAACCCTCAACCGCATTCCGCAAATCTGCCCCTCCAACCCCCGACTTCCGAATCGCAGTTGTCAACTCCAGAACCCAAACAACCATGCCGACGCTATCCCAGCTTGGCACACTCCTCGAAAGCACACCGTTGGACCCCCCTCGCGGTGAGAAGATGGATCGCATGCTGTACATGCGACTCCGGCACGGGTACCGGAATGTGATCCTCGCCGTTGTGGACCAGGGTGTTGTTAGCTTTTTGAGGGTCGCAGATGCGGCGTttgggaaggagaagatctATGCTGAGAAGCCGCCGGGTCCTAAGAAGGGAGGGAATCGGCCGCGGCCCAAGAAATAG
- a CDS encoding elongin C (BUSCO:EOG09265QTV;~COG:K;~EggNog:ENOG410PQMI;~InterPro:IPR016073,IPR001232,IPR011333,IPR039948;~PFAM:PF03931;~go_process: GO:0006511 - ubiquitin-dependent protein catabolic process [Evidence IEA]), which translates to MSSTARTQEYVTLVSGDGFEFVVPRSTACVSGTIRRMLDPSSNFSEAITGRCVLETLSGVVLEKVCEYFCYNQKNKEQANVPDMEIPPELCLELLMAADYLDT; encoded by the exons ATGTCATCAACAGCACGAACGCAAGAATACGTGACTCTTGTCTCCGGCGACGGTTTCGAATTCGTCGTCCCGCGCAGCACAGCCTGCGTCTCGGGGACAATACGCCGCATGCTAGATCCATCCA GTAACTTCTCAGAAGCCATCACAGGACGCTGTGTTCTCGAAACTCTGAGCGGCGTGGTTCTGGAGAAAGTATGCGAGTACTTCTGCTACAATCAGAAGAACAAGGAGCAGGCGAATGTGCCGGATATGGAGATCCCGCCAGAGTTGTGCTTGGAGTTGTTGATGGCAGCGGATTACTTGGATACTTAG
- a CDS encoding SDR family NAD(P)-dependent oxidoreductase (COG:Q;~EggNog:ENOG410PQQ9;~InterPro:IPR036291,IPR002347,IPR020904;~PFAM:PF08659,PF13561;~go_function: GO:0016491 - oxidoreductase activity [Evidence IEA];~go_process: GO:0055114 - oxidation-reduction process [Evidence IEA]) — translation MITGATSGIGYAIADRFLQEGVEKIILVGRSKQRLADTAARLGEFLEGVETGNGSDEILATRAPEEDQQEYTGIGLSGDRRVSFFVGDVSESGPWVRELEEKMKDVDILVNAAGISTTNILARTDPDAISHTLRTNLEGTILISRALLRAAIRSRSKDRNSTTEISSRCIINISSLLAHKGGTGAVSYAASKAGVLGLTRSLAVEAATSLRGVFIRSNAIVPGYIDTPMIANFSDAQKTSLKDEIPLGRFGDPQEVADAAVFLAQNEYANNCILNLDGGLSAI, via the exons ATGATCACCGGCGCGACATCGGGAATCGGATACGCAATCGCAGATCGGTTTCTGCAAGAAGGCGTCGAAAAAATTATACTCGTTGGTCGATCAAAACAGAGGCTTGCGGATACTGCTGCGCGATTAGGAGAGTTTCTGGAGGGAGTTGAGACTGGGAACGGGAGTGATGAGATACTAGCAACGAGGGCGCCGGAGGAGGATCAACAAGAATATACAGGGATAGGGCTGTCGGGGGACCGCAGGGTAAGCTTTTTTGTCGGGGATGTGTCTGAGTCTGGGCCGTGGGTACGGGAGttggaagagaagatg AAAGATGTCGACATCCTCGTCAACGCTGCAGGGATATCTACGACGAATATTCTCGCTAGAACTGACCCAGACGCTATATCTCACACCCTTCGTACTAACCTCGAAGGCACAATCCTCATCTCTCGCGCCCTGCTGCGCGCCGCAATCCGAAGTCGTTCGAAGGACCGCAACTCCACCACAGAAATCTCTTCAAGATGCATAATAAACATCTCCTCTCTACTCGCACACAAAGGCGGAACTGGCGCGGTGTCATACGCTGCGTCCAAAGCCGGTGTACTTGGCCTTACCCGTTCGCTCGCGGTTGAGGCGGCCACCTCTTTGCGGGGTGTGTTTATTCGGTCTAATGCGATTGTCCCGGGGTATATCGATACCCCGATGATTGCCA ATTTCAGTGATGCTCAAAAGACCAGTCTAAAAGATGAGATTCCGCTTGGTCGGTTCGGTGACCCGCAGGAAGTCGCGGACGCCGCTGTCTTCCTGGCGCAAAATGAATACGCTAATAACTGCATTCTTAATCTCGATGGCGGGCTGAGTGCTATTTAG
- a CDS encoding uncharacterized protein (COG:L;~EggNog:ENOG410PQJ2;~InterPro:IPR008721;~PFAM:PF05460;~go_component: GO:0005664 - nuclear origin of replication recognition complex [Evidence IEA];~go_function: GO:0003677 - DNA binding [Evidence IEA];~go_process: GO:0006260 - DNA replication [Evidence IEA]) — translation MNNRPVEQALNTLLPTHANDLPPELVSLASSLVAQSRSFSASLKPEEEIARPYACAEIACRRLGRALRLPPLLGHPPCPPRVYKKLYSFLDRSLGSSTAAVKHSASGSAPGTPTRAGSNPSTPTKDRTTLARTPSISAVPGTPRGLQNTPSKPTPLKRAVGNVDSSSHTRTPQRVEKKIRPNGLPGSTIVPDAPGWVMASIRTVCKTLSTPAPRTSTWSRPPISKTFPPHMFAGASSILYFISKTSSSDADADLDEEMLEFLEPVMTVRNLEKDEDFKEMINALVVAIYFLVLARRRNPVDADGEQNGESKKLDKKTFSEMRQTALVSLGFPANERRHRADVDQWIALIMEQNWAHGQEWFENIPQAGELDGEEEYESDDVAAGEGDTAKRPKTGRGLLNASRKGLLPGLGTMMQDRVDWLSEDRQEDYLEWKADIMGRIEQVEGTGRVGA, via the exons ATGAACAATAGGCCAGTCGAGCAAGCATTAAACACACTACTACCAACTCACGCGAATGACCTTCCTCCAGAGCTCGTCAGTCTAGCTTCAAGCCTCGTCGCGCAATCGCGAAGCTTCTCAGCCAGCCTCAAGCCCGAAGAGGAGATCGCCCGGCCGTATGCTTGTGCTGAGATTGCTTGCCGGAG GCTAGGTCGAGCCCTCCGGTTACCCCCGTTACTAGGCCATCCGCCCTGTCCTCCACGCGTCTACAAAAAGCTGTATAGCTTCCTGGATCGGTCTCTAGGCTCGAGTACAGCAGCAGTCAAACACTCAGCTAGTGGCTCAGCGCCCGGCACTCCTACACGTGCGGGATCAAACCCGTCTACACCTACAAAAGACAGGACAACACTCGCCCGGACACCCTCGATATCAGCAGTTCCAGGCACGCCGCGCGGACTCCAGAACACCCCGAGCAAACCTACACCGTTGAAGAGAGCAGTTGGCAACGTCGATTCATCCTCGCATACACGTACACCGCAGAGAGTAGAGAAGAAGATCAGGCCCAATGGTCTTCCGGGCTCAACGATTGTTCCCGACGCGCCGGGATGGGTGATGGCTTCCATCCGGACTGTGTGCAAGACGCTCTCAACCCCGGCACCGAGAACGAGTACTTGGTCTCGACCTCCTATCTCAAAAACGTTTCCGCCGCATATGTTCGCAGGCGCGTCCTCAATCCTCTACTTTATTTCGAAAACATCGAGCAGCGATGCCGACGCGGATTTGGACGAGGAAATGCTGGAGTTCCTAGAACCCGTCATGACAGTGAGAAATCTGGAAAAAGACGAGGACTTCAAAGAAATGATCAACGCCTTAGTCGTGGCCATCTACTTCCTCGTTCTTGCCCGCCGGCGAAACCCAGTCGACGCAGACGGCGAGCAAAACGGCGAGTCAAAGAAGCTCGATAAGAAGACCTTCTCCGAGATGCGTCAAACGGCCCTCGTCAGCCTTGGATTCCCCGCAAATGAACGCCGACACCGCGCCGACGTGGACCAGTGGATCGCCCTCATCATGGAACAGAACTGGGCTCACGGACAAGAATGGTTCGAGAACATCCCGCAGGCGGGTGAGCTAGACGGTGAAGAGGAGTATGAATCCGATGACGTCGCTGCTGGTGAAGGGGATACTGCGAAGCGGCCAAAGACTGGTCGCGGATTGCTGAACGCGTCGAGAAAGGGTTTGCTTCCGGGACTGGGGACGATGATGCAGGATCGGGTGGATTGGTTGAGCGAGGACCGGCAGGAGGATTATTTGGAATGGAAGGCGGATATTATGGGAAGGATTGAGCAGGTGGAGGGGACTGGTCGGGTTGGGGCTTAG